TAGTTTTTTTTTAAAATCTTCAAATTGATTTATATAATTTTTAGTTTCTTTTTTAAGAAAATGAACTTTCTTATTATTACTGGTCCATTTCGGTAAATTTATATATTCACTTGAAATATATTCCCACCATTTATTTGCAAACTTTCCTTGATTGATTCCACTTTGGAAATGATATACCTCTTCTCCAAAATCAATAAACATTAATAACTCTTTTTCAAAAAGATCAAATAAATCAGCATTTTGACTATTTCTAAAATCATAAAATTTAGAAATATATTTGTAATTTAAAAAATCAGATATTGTGTGTATCTTTTCTATTTCATTATTCCCGCCTTTAGTGTTTATTTCAGTATCAGATACAGTTTTTGTGATTTCATTTTCAGATTCGTCAATAAATACTAAATCAATTCCAGACTTGGTATCATTAGAAGCATATCTGTTTTTTAAATTTGAAGGTTTTGGTGGTGTTTCAGCTGTGAAATACTTAGTTATTTCACTATTATCATTTTTTAAATAACTTTGGAGAATTGTATAGAAAGCCCAATATACTGAGCTCTTCCCACTACCATTTTCTCCATAAACTAAAAGGTTTTTTCCTTCAAGATTTATTGTATTCGAATCATTTGCTTCTTCTCCGTAAAAAAATTTAAAATTACGTAAAGAAATAGACTTTAATTGTTTCATTTATTTATGAGTTAAAATAGGCATCAAAAGCTCTTTAAGATCAATCTTCATCAACACCAAATTATTCCTCACCTCATTATCCTTCTCTCTTAGCTTCTGATAAGCATTATGAATGATTTCTTTTTTCTGTTTAGTTTCTTCTATTCCCTCTAGGCTAGGGTAATCTCTTTCGGCATATTTTAGGAAAGTGATATTTACTAATTTAAATACTTTTTTGAAGTACAATTCGAAGACAAGACCATCAATCACTTCTTCAAAAAGTTCAGCTATATGGCTGTTAGGAACGTATTCGTTGATGGGTTCTTTTTCTTTGTATAAGAACTGAATATAATCCACCAAGATCCCCAATACTTTTTTCTCTGACTCATCTGCTTCGGGAATTGGAAGGCGTTCTAGATATGCTTTCTTATATCGAAAAGTATTTCCTCTCAAGTCTCCTCCAGAATAAAAATTCTTAAAGAAAAAAGTCGCTGGTTTAGAGTTCAATACCGCAGTCAGATAGGGTAAGGCTTCTCCTGTCATGATGAAGGAAGTCGCTTCGGGATAATAGCCTTGAGTATCGTAAATAAAAGCAGAGTCATAGACTATCTCTGCCCACATTATTTTCTCTTTTTCAAAATCCTCTAGATAGGCACAGTTTCTCAAATTATAGGGCGTAATCCCTTTATCTCCTCTATTTTTTAATTGAGAATAGTTTTGATCTAAATATGCTTTGAGTGACGGATATTGCTCAATGTCTATAGGAGGAGTATCCTTACTTTTAAGACCATTATGAGTATTAATAATCCAAAGATTTTGAGATTCGTTCTTATACCTTTTAATATCTCGCCCTCTAAGTAAAGGCTTAATGACTTCCTCAGCACTACGATCTTCCTCTATCAATCTATTTTTAGTTTCTTCATCAATAATGAAAGCTTCGTTAAAGCCTGTAAGAATTCCTCTATTAATCTCAACACCCCAATCTCTAAGAGGCTTTCCTATTTTTTCTATTTGCTCTTTTAGCTTTTGCTTCATCTTCTCTACGATAAGAAACCCTTCTTGAGAGAAATCAGAAGTAAAAGATTTGCTTTGTTTTAAGTGCTCTACGAGGCTTTTCTTTGGGTTGAATTTATGACTTAGGTCGCATACAAAAGGCTGCTTTTCATTCTTATTTTCTTTTTTGAACTGTAGGATATTGGTATAGGTCGTTGCATTTTTAAAGATATCTGCGTCACCAAAATCAATCAGTTGAGATATTAAAGTGTTTTTAAGAAAATAATCACGAGTTGCTTTTCCATAGCCTGCACGCATCCACTTATTAGAGGTGATATAAGAAAGCGTTCCGTTCTCTTTGAGTATTTGATTTCCTCTTTCGTAGAACAAACAATAAATATCCCCCGTACGAGCAAAGGTCTCAAAGCCTTGACCTTCCAAGCCTTTGGTATATACTTTGTCCAGTTTTTGAAGCTGGATGTAGGGCGGATTCCCAATCACTATATCAAAGCCTTCGAAGTTGCCATCTTCATCCAGTAGATTAGGAAATTCAAAACGCCATTCGAGCGCATTTTGGTGGACTTTGGCTGATTCAGTATCCTTTTTATTTGCTTCTAATTTTTTGAGCTTATCTTTTGCCTTTTTAATATCAGCCTTTTTCCCTTTTTGCTTTCCAAACATATCAACTTGTTCAAGATTAAAAAGGGCTCCTCTTGCATCAGCTATTTTTTGGATCTCATTCTTGTTTAACTCTAGCTTGAAAGCTGACTTTATTTCTTCTATCGTTTGTTTGAACTCTTTTTTCTTTTCATGATCTGATTCATGCAAAAAGTCATGAACCATTTGCTTATATCCCTCAAGCGTCAGGGGCTCATTTCTCTTTTTATTGATTTGCCTGAAGACATTTTCTATGGATTCATCCAGTGCATATCGATTCGTCAGAGAATCCCCTCTTACGATTTTATAGTCGAGGTTGGGAAGCGGGACGGGCTTTTGCTCATCAACAACCAAAGAGAGCCAAAACCTTAGGCGAGCAATGTCTACGGCTCCTTCTTCGATATCTACTCCATAGATGCTTTTTTCAATGATATTTTCTTTGATCTCTACAGGATCAACTTCTTTTCCTAAGCTTTCAAGGATGAATGATTTCAGATGAAATATTTCCTGTAAGAGTCCCATCGGGAAGGCTCCTGAACCTATGGCAGGGTCACATATTTTTACCTTGTCGATGGAGTCGATAACCTTTTCTAAATCTTTATGAGAGAAACTATCTGTCTGATGGTGCTTGATTAGCTTCGTAAAGTCTTCCTGATTGTATTGCTCAAAGTGAGTGTTCAGGTATTCGATCAGGCATTCCTGCGTCATATACTGCACGATTTCCTTTGGAGTATAGAAGGCACCTTTGGCATTGTTGTCTTCGAGTAGATTTTCGAAGATATTTCCCAGCATCTCAGGATCAACGGCTACGGTATGGTCTTCAGGGCTATTTTCATACACGGTAAAGTTGACACTGTTGAAAAACTCAAATAATTTTTCAAAAAAAGAAGTTGGGAAGTCAATAGTTTCATGCCCTTTAGGTTCTTGTGATTCATCAAATAAACCACCATTTAGAAAAGGGATACAAACCTTTTGTCCATCAGGCAATAAAAATTCATCATTATGTCGATTCCCATTATTAAGTGTATCAAAAAATAACGGACTTAACCATTTGCTGTAGAAATTACCTTGATTTTTTTTATCACCTTCAAATAACTTTTGGTTGATAAAATCGAGGTTTCCATCTTTATATTCATTATCAGAGGATCCAAGCCATTTCTTCTTTTGGATGAAGTATAGAAATATTAAGCGACCAAGAAGGCGCTTGATAAAATCTCTTATGTCTTTTTTTACGAGATCTTTTTTTTCCTCATCCGTTATTGGTCTCTTTTTATATTTTTCTAGAAAGAAAATCGAATCAAAATAAGTAATTCCATTTTTATCTTTAGCTCTATTATTTTCATTACTGACCCATTTTCCTCTTTTTAGTTCGTCTCCTGAAAGGAATTGAACAAATTTTAAAAAATGTTCTTTATACCCTTTAAAAAAACTTTCTGATATCGGTTCTACATTAAAAGCTTCGAAGAAATCATCCAGTTTGAGGTAAGATTGATGAAGGATTTGAAACCTTTCTACAGCCGTATGGTGTTTCTCGTTTGTCCCGAAGATATAGGTATATCTTTTGGCTTGAGTTTCTTGCCCTTCGGCTTCAGCAAAGAAATCGCTTCCTGCTTTTTTGGAGATAAAAGAAAAGCGCCACTCTTGGATGTGATCCTCATTATGAAATGTAGCCAGAGCTCCTGAGAAAGCTTCTTTTTTGATCAGGTCTTTGATCAGTTGGTTGACTGCTACTCGTTTTCTTTCGATGCGGGTGGCATCATGTATTTTGATTTCGTATATGGGCAGACGTTCTCCATCACGAGTTTTTATTTCGCCTAGTTGAGTGATGGATTGAGCGATTTTATTTTGTCTTTGGGTATCAAGACTTATTTCTTTAGGAGATAAAAGCACAGTGAGCAGATCCTTATTGTCTACGATATAGTGTAAAGTTCTGATCCAGTTTTCTCTGTTATAACCTGCCTGAAAAATGGCTCTCAGTTTTTCTTTTTTCATATTCTAGTTGTTTAGGCAAAGGTTTCTGTTAATACTAATTTTGGTGCTTCAAATTCTTTAGAAGCATTCGTTTCTTCTTCGGCTCTGAGTTTATCCAATCGGGCAATTTCTTTGATTGGGTATTTACTCATCAATTTGATCATGTCCTTGATGACTCTATCTACAGGAATCTTCTTTTTCTTTTGCTTGGTCGCATAGGTAGCGACTTCTGTCCTGAATTTCCTGAATACGCCCATATAGATCAATTTGAGTGAAGCATTTAATAGGTCTTCCAATTCTTCGGTGATCAAGTCAGGCATTTTATATTTAAAATCTATCAGACTCTTGAGAAATAATATCGCATTTCTTTCAAAAACAGATAGATTGGAGGTGTCATATTCCTCCCTTACAAAATCAAAATTATAGACTGATTTAAAGCTTTCAATGGCTTTGGCTACTGCATCAAAATGATTCTCTGTCAGGACATGGTTCTTTTCTGATTGCTCTGCTTCGAATAGCTTTACGGCTTGTACAAAGGTTAGCTCTACGCAGTTTTTATCATTGCTTAGATAAAAGCCCTCTTTGGTATTGTTACGAAGATAGCATAAGCAGGCATTTTCGATGGGGTTGCCAACGATTCTCTGCGCTTCTTCTCCTTTTACACTTGCTAGTCTTCCCACACGAGATTTTAAAGGAATTTTCTTTATTCTTCTGTAAGTGTCTATGTCCTCATTGTATAGTTCTCTTATGACTTCCAGATAGTGTAGTCTTTCGTCTATTTCTTCTTGGGGATCAAGATTACCTAATGAATTTTCGATCAGTTCTTCCTGTTCAGAATAAATCTTACTGTCTTCTCCAAAAGCGGAATGAAAACCTTGTAGTTTTTTCAGGGCTTTTTCATTAAGCTCTATCAGTTCATTGGACTGGGCAGTAGGATAAAAGTTGTAGATATAAATTTCCTTAGCCTTAGTACCAATACGATTGACACGGCCGATTCTTTGCATGAGTCGGGTGGCATTCCAAGGGATGTCATAGTTCAGAATGACATTGCTTCGGTGCAGGTTGATGCCTTCTGCCAGTACTTCAGTAGTGATGATGATATTGTAATCATTCTCTTGCTTTTTGGCATAGTTGGCATCGAAGTTTTTTCGGATGAGGTTAAACTTCTGCTTGTGGTTATTGGCACTGATGGCCAATACATCTTTTCTTCCTGACTTCTTCAGTTCATCGGCAAGGTATTGTACCGTTTCTTTGGATTCAGAGAAGATAACTAGTTTCTTTTCAAGATTTGTCTCGTTCAGTAATTCTGACTGGACAGCCTTTAAGAACTTTTCTGTTTTTGGATCATTCTTGACTTTATTCCATCGTTGTAATAAGGCTTCGAGTACCACTTGATCCTTGTGTAATCCTTCTATAAATTCGGGAGCAAAATCATCGGCTTTGTATATGGCATTATTGGGAGACTCCTCGTTGATCTCATTGATTTTCTTTTCGATATCATCTTCTTTTCCTTCATCATAGAGCTTATTGATATCCAGATCAGGAGCAATATATATCTTATCATTCTCAAACATCTCGATCATACGAGCATTGGAGGTATGAAAACGTTTCAATGATTTTTTGAAAGCAAAGAAGCTACTTTCCAGTCTTTTGACCATTTGCGTTTTCATGATCTTAGAGAGCTGACGAGAGATAAGATTTGCATTGTCATACAGCTCAGCATACTGAGGATCGATGAACTCTATCGCTCTGTATCGAAAGTATCCGATATGATCGATCAAGCTGAGCATGGAATCATGAAAAAGCGCTGTTTGATCTTCATCAAAAACATATTCTATTTTCTTAGGAGGCTTGATTTCAGGAAAAGACATTCCCTGTGCGTCAATATCCTCTTTATACCTTTTGATCTTCTGAATATCTGCTCTGGTACGCCTAATGACTAGTTCTGAAAATACCTTGTCCTTGATCGGTAAATAAATTTCTTTTACCTTATCGATTAGCTTTTGATGATCCGTTATCTTATCAAGCTTCTTATAGACCTCAATTTTTTTGGAGAAGAAAGTTTGTAAGTTCGGTACACCTTCTAAAGTGGATTTACGGGCATCCTGAAACAGGTAGATCTGATTGGCGATATCTTCAGGTCTGTTATTCAGAGGAGTCGCAGAGATCAGCATGACTTTTTTCTTTCTTCCAAGATCATGTCCAACCGTCTTTCTAGGGGTCTTGCAGATCAATTCTAACAATCCGTACATATTAGAATTAGATGAACGAAACTTGTGTGACTCATCTACTACGATCAGGTCATAATCTTCAGGATTGGCGTATTGTCTGTTATCCCCATCGATGATCTTATGAAGACTCCCATTGGAGATAAAGTCTATATAGTTGTTAAGTTCAAAGTCTTTGATGGTCATTTTCCATCCCTCTTCCAGAGCATTTGGATAGACGACCAAAACTTTGGTATTGTAGCCATTTGTCTCAATGTATTTTTTGATGATTCGGGTAGCTACCACTGTTTTGCCCAGACCAACGACATCCGCTAATATGAACCCATTATGCTTCAGCAGTTTATCGAACCCATCAAGTACAGCATCCGCTTGATACTGCAAATTGGTGTAGCCTTTGGGCAGAATATTATTTCCCTCTTCTTTACCAATGACTGCGTCACCAAAATACTCAATGAGCATCTTCAGGTACAGATCATTGGGGCTAATCTCATCATGTAAGTAGGTTTTCTTCTTTAGGTTTTGAATATCAGTAGGTAGGATATCTACTGACTCTTCCCAAAGTTCTTCGAATTCTTCGCCTGCAAATTTTACATCTTCATAGTCGGTAAGTAATACATTAAACTCATAATTAGAGTCATCATGTGTTCCTAATCCTGCATCCGTCAGGTTTGATGAGCCCGTGATGACATTACCGTTGGTATGCTCATTAAATGGATTAGGCCTAAATATATATATTTTAGCATGTAGCTTTCTCTTGCCGTGTGCTTTGATTTTTACTTTACCAGAAATAATATCTTCTATAAACTCAATGATTCCAGATTCGGTATCATTGTGATAAGACGCTTGAGCAATATCCTCTTTTATGAATTTTAGAAATTCTGATTTCGTTCGTTCAGGGTTTTCTAGGTATTTGAGTCCCTTTTTATTTGCTTCAGCGGTAAGTTCATCTACATTAATCCCCACCAAAATTCTTATTTCAGGAACTTTGTTCAGATATTTTCTCAACTTGAAATAGCCAGAAGCTCTGAAGTATCCGACCAATGCATCAAATTGATGAATGCTTTGATGGTCAAATATTCCTTGAAATTTATCTATTAGGCTGTTTTGCTTGTTATTTGTAAAAAATCTTTTGGACATTATTTATTGCTTATGATATTCACCTCTATATTAATATATAGAGGCCTTTCAAATATAAACAATTGAGAATTAATTGATAGTTTGAATAGGAATTAAATGAATGGAAAAAATTAGCTGAATTTAATTTTTAGAGTGTTTTCAATTGCTTAAAATCAATTTAATGCCATTGGTCGTATTTATGTTACTGTATCTATTTACTTTAAACATAGGCTGTTATAGATAAATGGGGGTTGCTTTGTTTTTTGTTTAAGGAGAAATATGGACATTAAAGAAAAAAGGCTTTAGATATCACTAGAGCCTTTTTTTGTATATAATACAATTTGTGAAAGTCTAACTTACTTCCCAATACAAAAATTAGAGAAAATATTCCCCAATAAATCATCAGTCGAGATTTCGCCTGTGATTTCTCCCAGGTGGTGTAGGGCTTGGCGAATGTCCATAGCAAGAAAATCACCTGTTATGTTCATGCCTAAACCATTCAATACATCATCAAGGGATTCTTTCGTTTTCAGCAAACTTTCATAGTGACGCACATTGGTGACGATCGTATCTCCGACTTTGAAGTCCGGCAGGTTTACCTTGCGTATCAATTCTTCCTTAAGATCTTCTATGTTTATCTGTTTGTCAGCGGAGATGAACATCCAGTTGTGGTCGTTTGCTTTCAGTTCATCGATGATTTTTGGGTCCGCTTCATCTATCTTGTTGCCGACAGGAATGAACGGCTTGCCTAAGTTTTCAAGCCTGTTAACTTCTTGAAGAATCTCTGTGATATTGTCAGTGATCAAATCAAACAGATAAATGATCAATGAAGCTTCTTTCATCTTGGCTTGCGTTCGCTCCACGCCAATAGCTTCCACTTTGTCGTCGGTCTGGCGAAGTCCGGCTGTGTCGATAAATCTGAAAGTTACGCCTTCGATATGCAATTCGTCTTCGATAAAATCGCGGGTTGTGCCGGCGATATCGGACACGATGGCTTTTTCTTCATTCAGCAAAGCGTTGAGCAAAGTGGATTTTCCAGCATTGGGCTTGCCGGCGATCACAGTAGGTATGCCGTTTTTGATGACATTGCCCAGATCAAAACTTTTGATCAGTTTGTTGATAACGTAAAGCAATTTGTCCACAAGCTGTTT
The Aureibacter tunicatorum DNA segment above includes these coding regions:
- a CDS encoding Eco57I restriction-modification methylase domain-containing protein; protein product: MKKEKLRAIFQAGYNRENWIRTLHYIVDNKDLLTVLLSPKEISLDTQRQNKIAQSITQLGEIKTRDGERLPIYEIKIHDATRIERKRVAVNQLIKDLIKKEAFSGALATFHNEDHIQEWRFSFISKKAGSDFFAEAEGQETQAKRYTYIFGTNEKHHTAVERFQILHQSYLKLDDFFEAFNVEPISESFFKGYKEHFLKFVQFLSGDELKRGKWVSNENNRAKDKNGITYFDSIFFLEKYKKRPITDEEKKDLVKKDIRDFIKRLLGRLIFLYFIQKKKWLGSSDNEYKDGNLDFINQKLFEGDKKNQGNFYSKWLSPLFFDTLNNGNRHNDEFLLPDGQKVCIPFLNGGLFDESQEPKGHETIDFPTSFFEKLFEFFNSVNFTVYENSPEDHTVAVDPEMLGNIFENLLEDNNAKGAFYTPKEIVQYMTQECLIEYLNTHFEQYNQEDFTKLIKHHQTDSFSHKDLEKVIDSIDKVKICDPAIGSGAFPMGLLQEIFHLKSFILESLGKEVDPVEIKENIIEKSIYGVDIEEGAVDIARLRFWLSLVVDEQKPVPLPNLDYKIVRGDSLTNRYALDESIENVFRQINKKRNEPLTLEGYKQMVHDFLHESDHEKKKEFKQTIEEIKSAFKLELNKNEIQKIADARGALFNLEQVDMFGKQKGKKADIKKAKDKLKKLEANKKDTESAKVHQNALEWRFEFPNLLDEDGNFEGFDIVIGNPPYIQLQKLDKVYTKGLEGQGFETFARTGDIYCLFYERGNQILKENGTLSYITSNKWMRAGYGKATRDYFLKNTLISQLIDFGDADIFKNATTYTNILQFKKENKNEKQPFVCDLSHKFNPKKSLVEHLKQSKSFTSDFSQEGFLIVEKMKQKLKEQIEKIGKPLRDWGVEINRGILTGFNEAFIIDEETKNRLIEEDRSAEEVIKPLLRGRDIKRYKNESQNLWIINTHNGLKSKDTPPIDIEQYPSLKAYLDQNYSQLKNRGDKGITPYNLRNCAYLEDFEKEKIMWAEIVYDSAFIYDTQGYYPEATSFIMTGEALPYLTAVLNSKPATFFFKNFYSGGDLRGNTFRYKKAYLERLPIPEADESEKKVLGILVDYIQFLYKEKEPINEYVPNSHIAELFEEVIDGLVFELYFKKVFKLVNITFLKYAERDYPSLEGIEETKQKKEIIHNAYQKLREKDNEVRNNLVLMKIDLKELLMPILTHK
- a CDS encoding helicase-related protein, translating into MSKRFFTNNKQNSLIDKFQGIFDHQSIHQFDALVGYFRASGYFKLRKYLNKVPEIRILVGINVDELTAEANKKGLKYLENPERTKSEFLKFIKEDIAQASYHNDTESGIIEFIEDIISGKVKIKAHGKRKLHAKIYIFRPNPFNEHTNGNVITGSSNLTDAGLGTHDDSNYEFNVLLTDYEDVKFAGEEFEELWEESVDILPTDIQNLKKKTYLHDEISPNDLYLKMLIEYFGDAVIGKEEGNNILPKGYTNLQYQADAVLDGFDKLLKHNGFILADVVGLGKTVVATRIIKKYIETNGYNTKVLVVYPNALEEGWKMTIKDFELNNYIDFISNGSLHKIIDGDNRQYANPEDYDLIVVDESHKFRSSNSNMYGLLELICKTPRKTVGHDLGRKKKVMLISATPLNNRPEDIANQIYLFQDARKSTLEGVPNLQTFFSKKIEVYKKLDKITDHQKLIDKVKEIYLPIKDKVFSELVIRRTRADIQKIKRYKEDIDAQGMSFPEIKPPKKIEYVFDEDQTALFHDSMLSLIDHIGYFRYRAIEFIDPQYAELYDNANLISRQLSKIMKTQMVKRLESSFFAFKKSLKRFHTSNARMIEMFENDKIYIAPDLDINKLYDEGKEDDIEKKINEINEESPNNAIYKADDFAPEFIEGLHKDQVVLEALLQRWNKVKNDPKTEKFLKAVQSELLNETNLEKKLVIFSESKETVQYLADELKKSGRKDVLAISANNHKQKFNLIRKNFDANYAKKQENDYNIIITTEVLAEGINLHRSNVILNYDIPWNATRLMQRIGRVNRIGTKAKEIYIYNFYPTAQSNELIELNEKALKKLQGFHSAFGEDSKIYSEQEELIENSLGNLDPQEEIDERLHYLEVIRELYNEDIDTYRRIKKIPLKSRVGRLASVKGEEAQRIVGNPIENACLCYLRNNTKEGFYLSNDKNCVELTFVQAVKLFEAEQSEKNHVLTENHFDAVAKAIESFKSVYNFDFVREEYDTSNLSVFERNAILFLKSLIDFKYKMPDLITEELEDLLNASLKLIYMGVFRKFRTEVATYATKQKKKKIPVDRVIKDMIKLMSKYPIKEIARLDKLRAEEETNASKEFEAPKLVLTETFA
- the mnmE gene encoding tRNA uridine-5-carboxymethylaminomethyl(34) synthesis GTPase MnmE, with translation MSIHHLNSQDTIIALATPQGIGAIAVIRLSGKGCVELVNKVFKGKDLTKQEANTIHFGTIRDGEKILDEVLISLFKAPHSFTKEDSIEISCHGSQYIVKQIIQLLIREGARPAQAGEFTKRAFMNGQFDLAQAEAVADLIHSDSESSHQAALNQMRGGFSNEIKQLREQLINFASLIELELDFGEEDVEFADRDDLKQLVDKLLYVINKLIKSFDLGNVIKNGIPTVIAGKPNAGKSTLLNALLNEEKAIVSDIAGTTRDFIEDELHIEGVTFRFIDTAGLRQTDDKVEAIGVERTQAKMKEASLIIYLFDLITDNITEILQEVNRLENLGKPFIPVGNKIDEADPKIIDELKANDHNWMFISADKQINIEDLKEELIRKVNLPDFKVGDTIVTNVRHYESLLKTKESLDDVLNGLGMNITGDFLAMDIRQALHHLGEITGEISTDDLLGNIFSNFCIGK